AGCCGGACGCAAGTTTCTTCTCGAATCTGGCCGCTCCATCGGTATCGATCTGCGATTCGAAGACGGTCGACCAAATCGAAACCAAGCCGGTCGGGACCGGACCGTATATGTTCGTGGAATGGGTGCCCGGTGACCACGTCACTTACCGGAAGTTTCCCAAGCACTGGAACCAGGCGCTGCTCGGCAAGTTGCCGGACGAGATTGTAACCACCGTCATCGCCGAGGACCTCACGCGGGTCGCGAACCTCAAGTCGGGCCAGATCGACGTCGCGACGAGCATCCCCGCACAGCTGCGGAAGGACATCCAGACCACCGCGGGGCTGCACCTGCTGCGACAGGACTTTTCCGCCTCCTATGCCTGTATCGACTTCAACATCCGCCGACCGCCGTTTGACAACGTGAAGCTGCGGCAGGCGCTGGCGCACGCGGTCGATCGCGCGGCGATCAACAAGAACGTGTTCTTCGGCACGGGACAGCCAGGGTGCAATCTAATTCCGCCGGGACATTGGGCCTATACGGATCTCGGATGCCCGGCGTTCGACCTCGGGGCGGCCAAGAAGCTGGTGGATGCGTCCGGGGCTGCGCTCCCCGTGCGCGCGAAGGCGCGTCTGTTCAACAAGCCGGATTGGGCCGGCAAGGCCTTTGAGATCATCCAGCACGACTGGAACACGCTCGGGGTGCAGCTCGACATCGAGACCATGGACTTCGGGCTCTACGTCCAGGACGTGTGGGTGGGGAAGAACGCAGACCTCACCGTCGGCTCGTACACGCGGGAAGCCGATCCCGACGGGTTGTTCAGCAGCGTGTTGCGCAAAGATCAGGGCAACAACTTCATGGGCTATTCCAACCCCACCGTCGAGGCCCTGTTCGACAAGGCGAAGGCCACCCGAGACCGCGCGGCGCGGCGGACGATGTACGCGCAGCTGCTGCGCATCGCGCTGGACGAGGACGTGCCGCTGATCAAGATGCAGTCGATCGAGAACGCCTGGGCCGCGAACGACAAGGTCAGAGACCTCACGCTGCTGCCGAACAGCACGCCCGCGCTGTATCAACCGTGGGCGTGGAGCGGGTAACCCGGAGGGTCGCGAGTCGGAGGTCCGGGTCGCAGGCGGATGTCTCGGTACCTCGGCCGGCGCGCGCTCGAGACCGTCGTCCTGCTCTTTCTCGTTTCGGCCATCATCTTTGCGGTGATCCGACTCGTCCCGGGGGATCCGGCCGCGATGCAGATGGGCACGGAAGCCACCCCGCAAGGGCTTGCGCGGCTGCGCCACGAGATGGGCCTCGACCGACCGATCTACGTCCAATACGCACGCTGGCTGCGTGACGCGGCGCGCGGCGACTTCGGCGTGTCGTGGCTATCGAAGCAGCCCGCGCTGTCGTTGATCCAGCGCCGGTTCCCTGCGACGCTGCTCCTCACGGTGGACGCCGCGCTCGTCGGCGTCGCGGTCGCCGTGCCGCTCGGCATCCTTGGGGGCACCCGGCCCGGATCCGTCGTGGACGGGATCACATCGACGTTTGCCCTGCTCGGTGTCGCCCTGCCCAGTTTCTGGCTCGGTCTGATGTTGCTGCTGACGTTCGCGATGGGGCTCCATTGGTTCCCGCCGTCCGGGTACGTGCCGCTGAGCGTCGATGCGGGGGACGCGCTGCGGCACGTGGCGCTGCCGGCCGTCACCCTCGGGATCGGACTGGCGGCGCCGCTGGCGCGATTTCTCCGCGCCGGCTTGTTGGACGCGCTGCGGCAGGACTACATCCGGACGGCCTTCGCAAAGGGGGTCACTGCGACCAGGGTCGTTCTGCGCCACGCCCTCAAGAACGCGCTCCTCTCGGTCATCACCGCGTTCGCGCTGCTGTTCGGCGGGTTGCTCGGAGGAGCGATCATCACCGAGTCGGTGTTCAATTGGCCGGGCGTCGGCACCCTGCTGCTCAACGCCATCGAACAACGCGACTACGGGGTCGTGCAGGGCGTGGTGCTGTACGTGACGGTGGTGTTCGTCGTCGCGAACTTTGCCGCCGACGTCGTGTATACCCTGCTCGATCCGAGGATCCGGTACGAGTGATGCGCGACGTTCCATACGGGCGCCCCCGCGCACCGGCAGCCGGGCGCCCGGCGCGCTGAGGGAATCCAGGCGTGTGGCGTCGTTTTCGGCACAACCGTCTCGCCGTCGGCGGCTTGGTGCTCGTGGTGGCCATGGTGCTGACCGCCACCCTGGCACCATGGATCGCCCCGTACTCCCCCTACGCGCAGTTCAGCGAGATCGGCCTGCAACCGCCGTCGCGGGCGCACCTGCTGGGAACGGACACGATCGGCCGGGACTATCTTAGCCGACTCGTGTACGGCGTACGCATCTCGCTGCTGGTGGGCGTCAGCACCATGGTCGTGGCGGCCCTGGCCGGTGTCTTCCTCGGGTTGCTCGGCGGATACTACGGCAAGGCGCTCGACGCGGTGATCGGCCGGTGCCTGGACGCGCTCCTCGCATTTCCCGTGGTGCTCCTGGCGATCTTCATCGTCGCGGTGCTCGGCCCGTCGATGCTCAACGCGATCGTCGCCGTGGCCATCGTCTATACGCCGACGTTTGCGCGGCTGGCGCGGGCCAGCGTGCTCTCGCTGCGGGCGCAGGACTTCGTGGAAGCCGCGCGGGCAATGGGGGCGAGCGACGCGCGGGTGCTCGGGCGGCACGTCCTCCCGAGCACGCTCTCCCCGCTCATCGTGCAGTGTTCCCTCGGGATCGGCAGCGCCATCTTGATCGAGGCGAGCCTGAGCTTCCTCGGCCTGGGCGTCCAACCGCCCACGCCTTCCTGGGGGGCGATGATCGGGGCCGGGCGCAACTTCCTCACGGTCGCGCCGTGGCTTGCCACCGTCCCCGGAATCGCCATCATCCTCGCGATCGTCGGGTTCAACCTGTTCGGGGACGGTATCAGAGACATGCTTGACCCACGGACCGGGGCAGGCCGACCCTCCGATCGCCTCTGACCTCGGATCCGGAGGGGCGCCCGCATTCACCGCGCATCCCGCGTCGTGGCGGCAAGAGAGGCTGGCCGCGCACCCCCGCGCGTGGACGCCGCCGATCTGGACGCAGGCCGCAAGGCATCGTGCGTTTGGTCTGCGTCCACTCACCCCCGCGGACGTGCCCGTGCTCGAAGCCGCGCGGCGCGGATCTCGGGCCTGGCTAGTGCACCTGATACGAGAGCAGTTCCTGCCGGAAGCCCCTCACCGCGGGTATCCAGTACGGCGTGTTGCCAACGACCAACTTGACCACGTACTCAGCCTTCGGCGCGTACCACATCGTGAAGGTACCGCACCCACCCGCGGTGAGATTGCAGTGGCGGCCGTCGATCCGCACCGCTTCGAACGTGCCCGCGGGCACGGTCACGGATTCCAGCGCCGCCGCGCGCGCGGTCCCCTGCCACGTCACGTTGCGACCGTTCGCAGTGCCGGTCACCTGGTAGACCCAGGTGTGCCCGGGCGTGAGGGGCCATTGGAATCGGAACCAGTCAGCGTTCTGCAGCGAGAGGTCTTGGCCGACGCGGATCGTCTGGGTACTTGTGCGCGTCCGCACCTGGACCTCGTACCAGTCCGGCTGAACGCGAAGCACGCTGAACGAAACGTCCGGGCCGCCCGAGTTGTGCCACGTCCATTGATCGCCTGTCGCCCACTTTGGCGGGTCGATCAACCCGCTCTGCCGCACAAAATACCCCCGCCCGAAGACGACGAGTCCCAACAAGACAAAGAGCCCAATCACGATAATCAACAGCGTTCGTGTCTGGCTGCGCACCCGATGCCACCTCCCTCGTAGCCGTGGAACGTCGGACGGCAAACAATACCCGTCGCCGGCCCGAAACGAGCGGGAACCGAACGGGGTTAGAAGTCCCGACGTCAGTCTCTGCTACGATGCTTAGTCTGGCGGGAAACCTGACCGCTCCCAAGACACTTTGGCACGGCGCGGGGCATTCCCTGCCGCCGTCCGACACGCGTCGCGCCCCAGCGCCGTGGCGTTCTAAGACGGGCGCGCGGTGGGCATAAGCCGGACACAGGGGATTCCAAATCCTAGCAAAGTGGTGGCGCATTGTGGCAACCCACATTCTACGTTTGGACGACGGCAAGGACAGGGTCATGAACAAACTTGGCATCACGACCAAGGTGCGGAACCGCGTCGACGGCAAAGTCTATTGGATCGGGACGATGCGACCGCTCTTCGGATCCATCCTGGAACGGTGGTGCGCCCGCACGCGGGTCGTCCCGCACGGCCTCTACGGGGCGCCGGACAAGGATGACGTGCTCCTGCAAGTGGATGCGTTCTCCCAGGGCGAGCTGATGGCCGTCCACGCCGCGGTGGAAGACCTGGTCATCAACGAACCCCGCGGGACGTGGGCGACGGCGCTGTCGCGCGCCCGGATGGAATCGGTGCGCGATCCGCGTCCACCGCATGAATAGGCTGCACGCAGCGCCGGGGCGGAGACGGACATGGCGACGATAGAAGGCTACGCGTCGGCGACGTCGGCGGCACCCGGGGACACCGTGACGTTCAGTGTCCGCGCCGACCAAGCGCACAGCAGCTTCACGTTGGAGATCTACCGCCGCGGGCTCGCCGATCAACTCGTCCAGACCTGCAACGGCACCGCGTTCACGCCCGGGGACCAGGACGACGCGAGCCTCGCCGTCGGTGGCTGCGGGTGGCCGCCGGCGGCCGGATGCCAGATCACCGTCCCGCCAGGCTGGACCAGCGGGTACTATGTCGGGAAGATCACGTCTGCCGACCAGGTCGCGTGGATCCCGTTCGTCGTGCGGGCCGCCGTCCCCGGGGCGAAATCCAAGATCCTCGTCAAGCTCAACGATACGACCGCGCAAGCGTACAATGCGTGGGGCGGCCGGAGTCTGTACAGCACCCCGTTTGCCCCGAGGATCTCGTTTGACCGTCCGTACGCCGATCTGACCCTGTACGAGCAGTATCAGGTGCCCTTCCTGCAATGGGCCGACGCCCACGCGCCGGAGGTGGAGTACTGTTCCGCCGTAGACCTGCACACGAACGCGCGGCTGCTGGAGACCTACGGGTTGCTGCTCAGCTTCGGGCACGACGAGTACTGGTCGTGGGAGATGCGCGACCAGGTGGAAACGTTCATCGCGAACGGCGGCAACGTGTGCTTCTTCTGTGGAAACACGTGCTACTGGCAGATCCGGTTCGACTTCAGCAACGGCGGCCGTATCATGATGTGCTACAAAGAAACGGACATCGGTGTCCCGGACCCCGATCGACAGGACCCGCAGCGTATCACCGTCCGCTGGGCCGAAGCGCCGCTGCTCCGGCCGGAGAACTCGATGACGGGCGTCGGGTACCGAAACGGCGCGGGCTGGTGGAACGATCCGATCGACCCGGCGAAGCGGTACCGGGGGTACACGGTCACCAACGCGGCGCACTGGGTGTTCCGGGGCACCGGCCTGGCCAACGGCGATGAGTTCGGCAAGGGCACGAGTGTCGACGACACCGTCATCGGCTATGAAACCGATGCCGCGCTGATCGCGCCGGGCCGCACCCCGCCCATCGTGCTTGGCACCGACGGGACGCCGAAGAACTTCGTCGTGCTGGCGACGGCGGACCTGACCGACTGGGCGGCCGGGGGGCAGGCCGGGCACGCGACCATGGGCTTGTATCAGCGCGGGGGCACGGCCTTTACCGCCGGGACGGTGAACTGGGCGGGCGGCCTGAGCGCGGATGGGACGTGGACGTCGGTCGATCAGATCACGAGCAATTTGCTGCACGAGCTCGCCGGCACGGGCGCGCCGGGGCTTGAGATCGCCAACGCGGGCTTCGAACAATGGACCAACGCACTCCTGATCGGCTGGGCGCTTGAGGGGGCGGGCGGCGTGTCCGCCGAAGCCGCCGCGCCGGACGCCACGTTTGCGAACGTCCGAAATGACGGCGGCGGCCATTTCAGCGTGAAGGTCGATGCCTCCGCGGGAGAAACGTGGATCAGCCAGCCGGGCATGCAGTGTGCGGCCGGACGGACCTACGGCGTCGGCTGCTGGGCCAAAGCCTACGCTCCGGGTGCAACGATCCGATTGCAGACGACCGACACGTGGGTGGACTTCGTCACCGTCGCACACTCCGGGAACGGAAACTGGGAATACCTGTTCGCCGTCGGATCCGCGCAGAACGAGAGCGGCCTGTTTCCGGCGCGCGTCAAGATTCAAGTCGCGGCCGGGGTGCAGGCTTGGTTTGACGGCGTCGCCGTGGTCGCGATTCCGAGCCATCCGGATTGGATCGACCGGCGGTGAACACGGAGCCACCCGGTCGACGTGGCGCACGGCGGCCCGCCGCACCCCGCCGCGCCGGTTCCTTCCGAGGGTGGGCGCATGCCCGCGGCTGACGTCACCTACGACATCCTGGTGGTCGGCGCCAGTCTCGGCGGAGTAGCGGCGGCGTTGCGCGCGGCCACCATGGGCGCCAGCGTATGTCTGCTCGAAGCCACGGCCTGGGCCGGTGGGCAGTTCACCGCCCAGGGGGTGACGAAACCCGACGAGAACCGCTACGTCGAAACGGTGGGCAGCACCGCGTCCTACCGCGAGTTTCGTCATCTGGTGCGCCTCTACTACCGCAACAACTTCCGATTGTCAGCGGCCGGACAGCAGCAACCGGCGCTGAACCCCGGGGGCGACTACCCGGGCTTCTCGATGCATCCTCGCGTCGGGCACGACGTGCTGGTTCAACAGCTCACCGCCAGCCCGAATATCCACTTTCGCCCGCTCACACGGGTGACCGCCGCCGAGGTGCAGGGCGACGTGGTACAGGCGGTCACGGCCACCGACGCCGGCGGCACCGCGACGCGGTATGTCGCGAAGTTCTTTCTCGACGCCACCGATCTCGGCGAGCTGCTGCCGCTCGCAAACGTCGAGCACGTCCTGGGCGCCGAGAGCCACTCACAGACCGGAGAGCCCGGAGCCCCAGATGCGCCGCGTCCCGACTGGATTCAGCCGATCACCATGGCCATCGCACTCGAGCGCCGACCGGCCGGAGAGAACTATACGATCGCCAAGCCCGCCGACTACGATCGGCTGAAGGCCATGCAAGACTACACGATCCTCGACGGGTACATCAGCACGATGTTTGTGCCCGGCAAGGACATGTGGACGTACCGGCGCTTCATCGCTGCGACGAATTTCAATGATCCGGCGCTCCCCTTCGATCTCAGCATGATCAACACGTTCGGCAACGACTACCAGGGAGGCACACTGCCGACCGGGGATCCGGCCGCCGACCTGGCAGTCATCGAGGCCGCGCGGCAGGCCGCGCTCGGCTACATCTACTGGCTCCAGACGGAATGCCCGCGCGACGACACCCCGAGCCGGCTCGGCTTTCCGGAGCTCAAACCGCGCGGCGACCTCTTCGACACCCCGGACGGCACCGCCGCGGCGCCGTACATCCGGGAGTCCCGCCGCATCCAGGCCCTGCGGACGATCGTCCAGCAAGACCTCGACGCGGCCCTCAACGCCGGCCCGCGCGCGAAACCGTACGCCGACTCGTGCGGCATCGGCTTGTACGGCGGGATGGACATTCACGGGCTCGCCGCCGTGGGGATGCCGCAGTCGTTCGTCGGCATCAAGCCGTTTCAGATCCCGATGGGCGCGCTGGTTCCTGTGCGCGTGACCAACGTCCTCGCGTCGTGCAAGAACATTGGGGTCACGCACATCACGAACGGCGCCTATCGCCTGCATCCTGTCGAATGGAACATCGGCGAGTCGGCCGGCGCGCTCGCCGCGTTCTGTATCCAGCAGCACGTCTCGCCGCGCGACGTCTGGAGCACACCGAGGCTGCTCGGCCAGTATCAGCACACGCTGCTCGATGCCGGCGTGCCGCTGTTCTGGTGGGCCGACGTCCCGTTCGACGACAAACCCCTCTTCGTCGCGGCTCACCTGCTCGGCGTCGCCGGCATCATGAGCGGATTCGACGACATGACCCTGCGGCCGAACGATGTTCTGACTGATCAGGAGCGACAGGACATTCAAACCGCCGCGGAAACCTCGCTGGCGTGGCCGAGCGGCCAGTTCCTTCGTGGCCAAGCGGCGCTGTGGGTCGCGCAAACGCTCGGCCTCTGACCCGCACCCGGTCCGCACGCGGGCGCCGCGGTCGCGCCACCCCCGGACCAAGGCGTCCCCCACGTCATCCCCTGGTACCGACGGGCCGCGACTCCGCTCGTCTCGTGGGCCGCCGTCTCTGGCACCCCTCTCGTTGAGAAAAGTGCGTTCCCGCTCCTCCGATGGTGTCGACGCCGAACCGGACCGTAGGCGGGATCGGGAGGCCCACGCCGTTGGCGACGGTGGCGTCGAAGGACGCGGAAGGCTGGGGTGGCTGAGGAGTCGACGTCAGTCCGAGCGATGTCCTCGCTATTGTGAAAAGTCCTCCGTCACCATGAACCCCACGGCGCCGGCTGTGGCGACGCCGACGCCGACGCTACGAAACGCAGGGTTCAGGATGTTCTGGAGGTGGCCGGGGCTGTGGATGAACGCGTTGTGGGCCTGCTCCACGGTCAACGCCGCGGTCACGTTCTCCGCGACGACCGTGCCACCTCGCACGACGTCGGCGAGCCGCGCGAGGAATGATTGCCCCTGCGGGGAGTCGTGACCGACGTACCCGGAGAGCGCCATGTCCCGCGAATGGTCCCGCGCCACCGTCCGCAACGCTGCGCTCATGAGCAGCGGTGGCAGCTGACGTGCCGTACGGATTTCGTTCGTCATCGCGAGCAGTTCCATTTCGTCGTCGGGGACGACCGTGCTGGCCGGCGCGCGGTATCCGAGGACGACCACCGACACCGTACCGGGCGTTTGCGGAAATGCCGGCCGGGCCGCCGCCCCCGCGAGAAGGACCCCCAGGAGGCCGGGGAGCATGGCGACCCAGGCCAAGCGCGTCTTCGCCGATGCGCGATGCATGGTCGGATGCCTCCTCCGGTCGCCCGGTGTGCCCTTCCCCATGCATGGTGCGGCCACCGCGGGCGAGCGGCGACTTCGTCGCCATGCCGCGGCCCGCCGACGACCCTGCGTCCGCTGCGGTCTACTCTCTTCGCCGTCTGCGTCTACTACGTCGAATAGATCTGCGGGACAATCCCCTCGGCCCGTGGGGCGTGACCGGGTTGTCGTGTCCATACGCCGCCAGCTCGCTCGAGGCCTGCCGGCATCGTGCGATGCTCGTGCAGGGTCGGGCGTCCCCCACGGGGTGTCCGGTGCGCGATCGTGAGGTCATGCGGAAAAGTCGTCCTGCCGTTGGCACGCGCTGGCGCGCGCCGGGGCCGCCGTAAGCCGGCGGCGGGTCCCGGCGAACGGTCACGGGTTCCGGATCAGCTCCGGTCGGCGCTCCCGCTTTGAGAGGTAACCACGTCCACGGGATCGACGCGTTCCTCCACGCGGAGTACCACCATCGTCTGCGTCGTGTTCGTCACCCGCACCGTGAATTCTTGGAGCTGCGAGAAGTCGAGGCTGGTCAAGGAGTCGCCGTCGATTGTGACGTCAATCATGGCAAGCCGCGGGACCTGCCACCGGGTGGCCAGGACCGCCCGCTTCACGTGAGGCAACCGGGCCATCGCTTCCACGAACCTATCGGTCAGCGCGTCCGAGGTTCCCTCCAACGCCACCGTGCCGGTCAACGCGGTCGGTCCCTGTCGCGGACCGGCCTGATCCGTGGCATGCGCGCCGCTCGCCGCGGCGTGCGCCTGCCCCAATTCGGGTTGGTCGGCGACCCGCTCGACCGCACCGTGCGTCTCGGCGTGCGCGTTCCGCCGAGCAGGATCGACCATACCGTTCGGTCCCGAGGACGTTCCGCTCGAGCCGGGATAGTCGGCGGCCTCAGCGCGGCTCGCCGCGACGATGTGCCCGAGCTCCGAACCGCCGCTCGACGCCGGGGCGTGCTCTTCCGCGACGTCGACGGGGTCGCCGCTCCGCAGCGAGGCAATCAGGCGTTGCAACCTGGGAATGACCTCACTGCGGGCGTTCGTCTGGACGCGCCCCACCGTGTCGACGACGGTCGAATACTCTTGCATGAGATGCTGGAACGCCCGCGCCAGTTCTTCTTGCTGCGGCAGCAGACGTTCCATTCTGGCGATCAGGTCGCCGACATATCGTTCTGCGTCGCTCTTGACAGCGTCCGCCCGCTGACGCGCATCGTCCAGCATGACCTGGGCCTCGGCCACCTTCTGCCCGGCCTCCCGCTCCGCGGTCGCCACCGCGTTCTCAGCCTTCTCCCGCGCATCTTCCAGGATCAGCTCGACGTCGTGCTGGGCCTCGGCCA
The sequence above is drawn from the bacterium genome and encodes:
- a CDS encoding ABC transporter permease — translated: MSRYLGRRALETVVLLFLVSAIIFAVIRLVPGDPAAMQMGTEATPQGLARLRHEMGLDRPIYVQYARWLRDAARGDFGVSWLSKQPALSLIQRRFPATLLLTVDAALVGVAVAVPLGILGGTRPGSVVDGITSTFALLGVALPSFWLGLMLLLTFAMGLHWFPPSGYVPLSVDAGDALRHVALPAVTLGIGLAAPLARFLRAGLLDALRQDYIRTAFAKGVTATRVVLRHALKNALLSVITAFALLFGGLLGGAIITESVFNWPGVGTLLLNAIEQRDYGVVQGVVLYVTVVFVVANFAADVVYTLLDPRIRYE
- a CDS encoding ABC transporter permease; the encoded protein is MWRRFRHNRLAVGGLVLVVAMVLTATLAPWIAPYSPYAQFSEIGLQPPSRAHLLGTDTIGRDYLSRLVYGVRISLLVGVSTMVVAALAGVFLGLLGGYYGKALDAVIGRCLDALLAFPVVLLAIFIVAVLGPSMLNAIVAVAIVYTPTFARLARASVLSLRAQDFVEAARAMGASDARVLGRHVLPSTLSPLIVQCSLGIGSAILIEASLSFLGLGVQPPTPSWGAMIGAGRNFLTVAPWLATVPGIAIILAIVGFNLFGDGIRDMLDPRTGAGRPSDRL
- a CDS encoding CAP domain-containing protein, whose translation is MHRASAKTRLAWVAMLPGLLGVLLAGAAARPAFPQTPGTVSVVVLGYRAPASTVVPDDEMELLAMTNEIRTARQLPPLLMSAALRTVARDHSRDMALSGYVGHDSPQGQSFLARLADVVRGGTVVAENVTAALTVEQAHNAFIHSPGHLQNILNPAFRSVGVGVATAGAVGFMVTEDFSQ
- a CDS encoding N,N-dimethylformamidase beta subunit family domain-containing protein, with product MATIEGYASATSAAPGDTVTFSVRADQAHSSFTLEIYRRGLADQLVQTCNGTAFTPGDQDDASLAVGGCGWPPAAGCQITVPPGWTSGYYVGKITSADQVAWIPFVVRAAVPGAKSKILVKLNDTTAQAYNAWGGRSLYSTPFAPRISFDRPYADLTLYEQYQVPFLQWADAHAPEVEYCSAVDLHTNARLLETYGLLLSFGHDEYWSWEMRDQVETFIANGGNVCFFCGNTCYWQIRFDFSNGGRIMMCYKETDIGVPDPDRQDPQRITVRWAEAPLLRPENSMTGVGYRNGAGWWNDPIDPAKRYRGYTVTNAAHWVFRGTGLANGDEFGKGTSVDDTVIGYETDAALIAPGRTPPIVLGTDGTPKNFVVLATADLTDWAAGGQAGHATMGLYQRGGTAFTAGTVNWAGGLSADGTWTSVDQITSNLLHELAGTGAPGLEIANAGFEQWTNALLIGWALEGAGGVSAEAAAPDATFANVRNDGGGHFSVKVDASAGETWISQPGMQCAAGRTYGVGCWAKAYAPGATIRLQTTDTWVDFVTVAHSGNGNWEYLFAVGSAQNESGLFPARVKIQVAAGVQAWFDGVAVVAIPSHPDWIDRR
- a CDS encoding FAD-dependent oxidoreductase encodes the protein MPAADVTYDILVVGASLGGVAAALRAATMGASVCLLEATAWAGGQFTAQGVTKPDENRYVETVGSTASYREFRHLVRLYYRNNFRLSAAGQQQPALNPGGDYPGFSMHPRVGHDVLVQQLTASPNIHFRPLTRVTAAEVQGDVVQAVTATDAGGTATRYVAKFFLDATDLGELLPLANVEHVLGAESHSQTGEPGAPDAPRPDWIQPITMAIALERRPAGENYTIAKPADYDRLKAMQDYTILDGYISTMFVPGKDMWTYRRFIAATNFNDPALPFDLSMINTFGNDYQGGTLPTGDPAADLAVIEAARQAALGYIYWLQTECPRDDTPSRLGFPELKPRGDLFDTPDGTAAAPYIRESRRIQALRTIVQQDLDAALNAGPRAKPYADSCGIGLYGGMDIHGLAAVGMPQSFVGIKPFQIPMGALVPVRVTNVLASCKNIGVTHITNGAYRLHPVEWNIGESAGALAAFCIQQHVSPRDVWSTPRLLGQYQHTLLDAGVPLFWWADVPFDDKPLFVAAHLLGVAGIMSGFDDMTLRPNDVLTDQERQDIQTAAETSLAWPSGQFLRGQAALWVAQTLGL
- a CDS encoding ABC transporter substrate-binding protein, which translates into the protein MKRHRGERVAPTPSGRPVTRRSLLKVAATGAALGFATPLLWTRAGRSAGARVMRVGYDQDIVKLDFGVAQATVDVFATTLIFGRLVNYDRGMQNPLADIAESWTVASDNVTYTFKIRRGVLFHSGRELTADDVAYSFHRGAEIGPKGRFAGYMVSMESYKATGPYEFQIKLKQPDASFFSNLAAPSVSICDSKTVDQIETKPVGTGPYMFVEWVPGDHVTYRKFPKHWNQALLGKLPDEIVTTVIAEDLTRVANLKSGQIDVATSIPAQLRKDIQTTAGLHLLRQDFSASYACIDFNIRRPPFDNVKLRQALAHAVDRAAINKNVFFGTGQPGCNLIPPGHWAYTDLGCPAFDLGAAKKLVDASGAALPVRAKARLFNKPDWAGKAFEIIQHDWNTLGVQLDIETMDFGLYVQDVWVGKNADLTVGSYTREADPDGLFSSVLRKDQGNNFMGYSNPTVEALFDKAKATRDRAARRTMYAQLLRIALDEDVPLIKMQSIENAWAANDKVRDLTLLPNSTPALYQPWAWSG